In Leucobacter insecticola, one DNA window encodes the following:
- a CDS encoding acyl-CoA thioesterase produces the protein MARTTVDIELRWGDQDAYGHVNNVAYARYLEEARVRVFWRGTGRESTGMEGYFRGDTPDGLKMLVASQHIEFLDVLEYGDAAVAVELWIGKLGGSSLEVHYEVLDGASSPERRVVARAITTVVIVDGVTLRPMRLSEDGRAAVEPWMDAPLQLRRG, from the coding sequence ATGGCACGCACCACCGTTGATATCGAGCTCCGCTGGGGCGATCAAGACGCCTACGGCCACGTCAACAACGTTGCGTACGCGCGCTACCTTGAGGAAGCGCGCGTACGCGTGTTTTGGCGCGGCACCGGGCGCGAGAGTACCGGCATGGAAGGCTACTTCCGCGGGGACACCCCTGACGGGCTGAAGATGCTGGTTGCGAGCCAGCACATCGAGTTCTTGGACGTGCTCGAGTACGGGGACGCGGCGGTCGCGGTCGAGCTGTGGATCGGCAAGCTCGGCGGATCCAGCCTCGAAGTCCACTACGAGGTGCTGGATGGCGCGTCGTCGCCCGAGCGTCGCGTCGTGGCCCGTGCGATCACCACGGTGGTCATCGTTGACGGGGTGACGCTGCGTCCGATGCGCCTTTCTGAGGACGGTCGCGCCGCGGTCGAGCCCTGGATGGACGCCCCGCTCCAGCTCCGTCGGGGCTAG
- a CDS encoding RNA polymerase sigma factor: MSTFTTDDVSVDGALPSAHRNATHINTTLANLLPQLTGYFLRRLGNLDDAADAAADVLVVLLGKRNQLPREAEALRQYSFGVARKVLLKARRGRVRHTELSERLRREMVVAAPADQDPHPELMSALSRLSEPDRELLLLVAWEGLSVAEAGSILHLKPAAARQRYSRTRARLRTELG; the protein is encoded by the coding sequence ATGAGCACCTTCACAACGGACGATGTCTCTGTGGACGGCGCCTTGCCCAGTGCACATCGAAATGCGACGCACATCAACACCACCCTCGCCAATCTACTCCCACAGCTCACCGGCTATTTCCTGCGCAGACTCGGGAACCTGGACGACGCTGCCGACGCAGCCGCCGATGTGCTCGTTGTGTTGCTGGGCAAACGGAATCAGCTGCCGCGGGAAGCTGAAGCACTCCGCCAATACAGCTTTGGAGTTGCCCGCAAGGTGCTCCTCAAGGCCCGGCGCGGTCGCGTACGACACACTGAGCTGTCGGAACGCCTGCGGCGCGAAATGGTTGTGGCTGCGCCAGCGGATCAGGATCCTCACCCCGAGCTCATGAGTGCACTCAGCAGACTTTCCGAGCCTGATCGCGAGCTCCTCCTGCTTGTCGCGTGGGAAGGCTTATCAGTCGCCGAGGCAGGCTCGATCCTGCACCTCAAACCAGCCGCGGCCCGCCAGCGCTATTCCCGCACCCGCGCGCGGCTGCGCACCGAGCTCGGCTAG
- the rpoZ gene encoding DNA-directed RNA polymerase subunit omega produces MANVNGIIDPPIDELLAKVDSKYALVIFASQRARQINDYYTDLHDGNLFDNVGPLVDSSVDDKPLSIALHEVVEGKLTMTKRAE; encoded by the coding sequence ATGGCAAATGTCAACGGGATCATCGATCCGCCCATCGACGAGCTACTCGCGAAGGTGGATTCGAAGTACGCTCTGGTGATCTTCGCATCCCAGCGCGCGCGTCAGATCAACGATTACTACACGGATCTGCACGACGGCAACCTGTTCGACAACGTTGGCCCGCTTGTGGATTCATCGGTCGACGATAAGCCGCTGTCGATCGCGCTGCACGAGGTCGTCGAGGGCAAGCTCACGATGACGAAGCGCGCCGAGTAG
- the metK gene encoding methionine adenosyltransferase, with protein MSLRQFTSESVTEGHPDKICDRISDSILDAMLKQDPGARVAVETLVTTGLVHVAGEVTTSGYVEIPQIVREAVREIGYTSSDMGFDGSSCGVSVSIGQQSPDIANGVDASLEQRTGETDDGLSRQGAGDQGIMFGFATDETPELHPLPSWIAHRLAERLADVRKSGQIPELRPDGKTQVTIGYDGDRAATVEAVVVSTQHHPSISQPALHDVIAREVIRPVLDRVELASDNANFFINPAGPFVVGGPMGDAGLTGRKIIIDTYGGVSRHGGGAFSGKDPSKVDRSAAYAMRWVAKHVVRAGLAKRAELQVAYAIGRAHPVGLYIETFGTETVPRERIEAAVREIFDLRPLAIIRDLQLLRPIYAKTSAYGHFGRELPEFTWEATPRVAELRAAAGV; from the coding sequence GTGTCACTGCGCCAGTTCACTTCCGAGTCCGTGACCGAGGGTCACCCGGATAAGATCTGTGATCGAATCTCAGACTCCATCCTTGATGCGATGCTGAAGCAGGATCCGGGAGCGCGCGTCGCGGTTGAAACGCTCGTCACGACCGGCCTCGTGCATGTTGCGGGCGAGGTCACCACCTCGGGCTATGTTGAGATCCCGCAGATCGTGCGCGAGGCCGTGCGCGAGATCGGCTACACCAGCTCAGACATGGGCTTTGACGGATCATCCTGCGGGGTCTCGGTGTCGATCGGGCAGCAATCTCCGGACATCGCGAACGGAGTCGATGCCTCGCTTGAGCAGCGCACCGGCGAAACGGATGACGGGCTGAGCCGTCAGGGCGCGGGCGACCAGGGGATCATGTTCGGCTTCGCCACCGATGAGACTCCCGAACTGCATCCGCTGCCCAGCTGGATCGCGCATCGCCTTGCCGAACGGCTCGCTGATGTCCGCAAGAGCGGTCAGATCCCCGAGCTCCGGCCAGACGGTAAGACCCAGGTTACGATCGGCTACGACGGCGACCGTGCAGCGACCGTTGAAGCGGTAGTCGTCTCGACCCAGCACCACCCGAGCATTTCGCAGCCGGCGCTGCATGATGTTATCGCCCGCGAGGTCATCCGGCCGGTACTCGACCGCGTCGAACTCGCGAGCGACAACGCCAACTTCTTCATTAATCCGGCAGGGCCGTTTGTGGTCGGTGGTCCGATGGGTGACGCCGGGCTCACCGGGCGAAAGATTATCATCGATACCTACGGCGGGGTCAGCCGTCACGGCGGCGGCGCGTTCAGCGGCAAGGATCCGTCGAAGGTCGACCGTTCCGCGGCGTACGCGATGCGCTGGGTCGCGAAGCACGTTGTTCGTGCCGGGCTCGCCAAGCGCGCCGAACTGCAGGTGGCCTATGCGATCGGCCGCGCACACCCTGTCGGGCTCTACATCGAGACCTTTGGCACCGAGACCGTGCCCCGCGAGCGCATCGAGGCCGCCGTTCGTGAGATCTTCGATCTGCGCCCGCTCGCGATCATTCGTGACCTGCAGTTGCTGCGGCCCATTTACGCGAAGACGAGCGCCTACGGTCACTTCGGCCGCGAGCTGCCAGAGTTCACCTGGGAGGCCACGCCGCGCGTCGCGGAACTGCGCGCCGCCGCAGGTGTGTAG
- the trpB gene encoding tryptophan synthase subunit beta, with protein sequence MTETLSPSRYRADSAGFFGEFGGADLPPFLAEPIAAVAEAYIEAAQDPEFQDQLQALLSRYVGRPSLLYFAENLSEELGGARIYLKREDLNHTGAHKINHCLGEALLAKRMGKKKLIAETGAGQHGVALATAAALVGLECEIHMGAIDIAKQHPNVVRMELLGAKVVAVEEGGRSLKEAVDSAFAVYASAPDEYFFAIGSVVGPHPYPSMVRDFQSVVGREARAQILQAEGRLPDVLVASVGGGSNAMGLFDAFLEDESVRIIGVEPAGEGLDGDRHAATMTLGTPGTLHGMKTKVLQDADGNASSVHSIASGIDYPGVGPQHAHLEQIGRAEYVSVTDEEALAAFQLLTRKEGIIPALESAHALAQAIKLAPSMPRDGIIIANLSGRGDKDVDFVAERLRG encoded by the coding sequence ATGACCGAGACCCTATCTCCCTCTCGCTACCGCGCAGACTCCGCGGGATTCTTCGGCGAATTCGGGGGCGCCGACTTGCCCCCGTTCCTCGCTGAGCCGATCGCCGCAGTGGCCGAGGCGTATATCGAGGCCGCCCAGGATCCCGAGTTTCAGGATCAGCTCCAGGCACTGCTCAGCCGCTACGTTGGCCGCCCCTCGCTGCTCTACTTCGCCGAGAACCTCAGCGAGGAGCTGGGCGGTGCGAGGATCTACCTGAAGCGCGAGGATCTGAACCACACCGGCGCCCACAAGATCAATCACTGTCTTGGCGAGGCGCTGCTCGCAAAGCGTATGGGCAAGAAGAAGCTGATCGCGGAGACCGGGGCTGGGCAGCACGGCGTCGCCCTCGCCACCGCGGCGGCGCTGGTGGGGCTCGAGTGCGAGATCCACATGGGTGCGATCGATATCGCAAAGCAGCACCCGAACGTCGTGCGGATGGAGCTGCTCGGAGCCAAGGTCGTCGCGGTTGAGGAGGGCGGCCGCTCGCTCAAGGAGGCGGTTGACTCGGCATTCGCTGTCTACGCTTCCGCACCCGACGAGTATTTCTTTGCGATCGGCTCGGTCGTGGGTCCCCACCCCTACCCCTCGATGGTGCGCGATTTCCAGTCAGTTGTGGGCCGCGAGGCGCGCGCCCAGATCCTGCAAGCCGAGGGCCGCCTACCCGATGTGCTCGTTGCCTCGGTCGGTGGCGGATCCAACGCGATGGGACTCTTCGACGCCTTCCTTGAAGACGAGTCGGTGCGCATCATCGGTGTCGAGCCCGCGGGTGAAGGCCTCGACGGGGATCGGCACGCGGCCACCATGACGCTCGGCACCCCCGGCACCCTGCACGGCATGAAAACGAAGGTACTGCAGGATGCAGACGGCAACGCATCATCGGTGCACTCGATCGCCTCCGGGATCGACTACCCGGGAGTTGGGCCGCAGCACGCGCACCTCGAACAGATTGGCCGCGCCGAGTACGTGTCCGTCACCGATGAGGAAGCCCTGGCGGCCTTTCAGCTTCTCACCCGCAAGGAAGGGATCATTCCTGCGCTCGAATCCGCGCACGCGCTCGCCCAAGCGATCAAGCTCGCACCGAGCATGCCGCGTGACGGGATCATCATTGCGAATCTCTCGGGGCGCGGCGACAAGGACGTTGATTTCGTCGCCGAGCGACTGCGGGGTTGA
- a CDS encoding DEAD/DEAH box helicase family protein: protein MADLETVVGAQPLAEWEFAGQLRHSQAAILDAVDVVSGSPLHIVAPPGSGKTLVGLLLAMRAGAPALVLSPTTTIRGQWAKTARQLAARTWGEDEPQVPLAEVSEDPRAIGDLTALTYQMLGTIDSSSPFDQLAERAWVAELVEGGRSIPDAESWLEHLAQANPKAHRQGIRRRAGRLRKEVVREDPSRLEEALHPNARELIERLVERGVTTLILDECHHLLDYWAIVVHCLAGRIRERGVEPVIVGLTATLPSEEDQEAYENYTGLLGDVDYEVPTPAVVKEGNLAPYRDAVWFVTPEDDELEFLSAQQSRFEALVKGILETPEGVEFLAQKLCGQRFLNLKSTERDRRLAEAFKLDFAFTEAAAAVLAEVSPGHLLLRTLGHDAPRGATMEQRIRVLARYALEHMLPDPAREQLWKDTRGLLSDLGYHLTDRGIRRGRDPVDQVLATSRSKDLAVGEILRLEMSREVREEIRAVVILDFAVHGHGVGSGRGRAGALRCFDSVVEDPTLHAFRPVLMTAQHLRIAARDAAILVPKLREKLNAEVAVSAEHNGVLTLETPGTGTSALVEAVSQMIAEGVVRLLVGTRGLLGEGWDCPAINTLIDLSTSSTSAATQQLRGRSLRIDPGWPAKVAHNWTVTCLPKARSSIEGASDVARMRRKQSKSWGITVTEPASVVRGLGHTLTVAQIGQLEQILDKVATARDVRWLNSETERTLPSRQHTRDRWGIGEPYLGQERRQLVARAETAGVLRSPPTLDVLLLMLLGGAGGIFVEALRVALRASQGDAWVTLIIAALGIALFTYLARDSIRSLFQGLRSFALPGSAYQGAALALARTLHRRGDSRAFGRANIVVAQVMATPRVVAHHLVEVKGGNIAEQQAILGGLREIFGPIRTPRFLLEVGQSQLKWPTALTWFAGLITRLLTRRSRFVNVPRGVARRREDAMVFAEEWRRSVGPCVLHEINSSDQLSLLTRARRSNGPALDRSVVRDVWA, encoded by the coding sequence ATGGCTGATCTCGAAACGGTGGTTGGTGCACAGCCACTCGCGGAGTGGGAGTTCGCGGGTCAGCTGCGGCACTCCCAAGCTGCGATCCTTGACGCGGTCGATGTTGTTTCCGGATCTCCGCTTCACATTGTGGCTCCGCCAGGCTCCGGCAAAACGCTGGTGGGGTTGCTCTTGGCGATGCGCGCCGGTGCGCCAGCGCTTGTGCTGTCTCCCACGACAACGATCCGCGGTCAGTGGGCAAAAACGGCACGGCAACTCGCGGCCCGCACCTGGGGTGAGGATGAACCACAGGTGCCGTTGGCGGAGGTATCAGAGGACCCGCGAGCGATCGGGGATCTGACCGCGCTGACCTATCAGATGCTTGGGACAATCGACTCGAGTAGCCCATTCGATCAACTCGCTGAGCGCGCGTGGGTCGCCGAACTTGTTGAAGGTGGGCGCTCGATTCCTGACGCTGAATCCTGGCTCGAACACCTTGCGCAGGCAAACCCGAAGGCGCATCGCCAGGGGATCCGACGTCGGGCCGGTCGACTACGCAAAGAAGTTGTGCGTGAGGATCCTTCGCGCCTCGAAGAGGCCTTGCACCCGAATGCCCGCGAACTCATCGAACGTCTCGTCGAGCGTGGGGTGACCACGCTGATTCTTGATGAGTGTCACCACCTTCTCGACTACTGGGCGATCGTTGTTCATTGTCTCGCTGGCCGGATTCGCGAGCGTGGAGTTGAGCCGGTCATTGTTGGGTTGACCGCGACGCTGCCGTCTGAAGAAGACCAGGAAGCCTACGAAAACTACACCGGACTTCTCGGAGACGTCGACTATGAGGTTCCCACGCCCGCCGTTGTCAAGGAGGGTAATCTTGCGCCCTACCGTGATGCGGTGTGGTTCGTGACGCCGGAGGACGATGAACTGGAGTTCTTGAGCGCGCAGCAGTCCCGATTCGAGGCGTTAGTGAAGGGCATTCTCGAGACCCCGGAGGGGGTGGAGTTTCTTGCCCAGAAACTGTGTGGTCAGAGATTCCTTAATTTGAAGTCGACGGAGCGGGATCGACGTCTCGCTGAAGCTTTCAAACTCGATTTCGCGTTTACGGAAGCGGCTGCGGCTGTCTTAGCTGAGGTCTCTCCAGGGCACCTGCTGCTGCGCACGCTCGGCCATGATGCGCCGCGCGGTGCGACAATGGAACAGCGCATCCGCGTGCTTGCGCGATATGCGCTGGAGCACATGCTGCCCGACCCCGCGCGTGAGCAGCTTTGGAAAGACACGCGGGGTCTGCTGTCAGATCTCGGGTATCACCTGACCGACCGGGGGATTCGCCGCGGGCGAGACCCCGTCGACCAGGTGCTCGCGACATCGCGTTCCAAAGACTTGGCGGTGGGGGAGATCCTGCGCCTTGAGATGAGCCGCGAGGTCAGAGAAGAAATTCGCGCGGTGGTCATCTTGGATTTTGCCGTGCACGGACACGGTGTCGGTTCTGGCCGCGGTAGGGCCGGAGCGTTACGGTGTTTCGATTCTGTTGTCGAGGATCCGACACTTCACGCTTTTCGACCGGTTCTGATGACAGCACAACATCTGCGCATCGCGGCCCGGGACGCGGCAATTCTTGTGCCGAAACTGCGGGAGAAACTCAATGCGGAAGTTGCGGTAAGTGCAGAACACAACGGCGTGTTGACCCTCGAAACACCGGGCACCGGCACATCCGCCCTGGTCGAGGCCGTCTCGCAGATGATCGCCGAAGGGGTGGTACGGCTCCTCGTAGGTACACGGGGCCTCTTGGGTGAAGGGTGGGACTGCCCCGCTATCAACACGCTGATTGACCTGTCGACTTCTTCGACCTCCGCTGCAACACAACAGCTCCGAGGACGCTCGCTGCGCATTGATCCCGGCTGGCCCGCAAAGGTCGCGCACAACTGGACGGTCACCTGCCTGCCGAAGGCACGAAGCTCAATCGAGGGAGCCAGCGATGTTGCTCGGATGCGCAGAAAACAAAGCAAGTCATGGGGCATTACGGTGACGGAACCGGCCTCAGTGGTTCGTGGTTTAGGACACACCCTCACGGTTGCCCAGATAGGGCAGCTCGAGCAGATTCTCGACAAAGTTGCGACGGCGCGAGACGTGCGATGGCTCAACAGTGAAACTGAACGCACGCTGCCTTCACGCCAGCACACCCGCGACCGCTGGGGCATCGGTGAACCCTACCTCGGACAGGAACGCCGACAACTCGTTGCGCGCGCCGAAACCGCTGGTGTGCTTCGAAGCCCACCGACTCTCGATGTGCTGTTGCTCATGCTGTTGGGGGGTGCGGGCGGAATATTCGTCGAAGCATTGCGTGTGGCGCTTCGCGCCTCCCAGGGAGACGCATGGGTCACACTGATTATTGCTGCACTGGGCATAGCACTCTTCACGTATCTGGCACGCGATTCGATCCGCTCGCTTTTCCAGGGACTTCGCTCATTTGCGCTTCCGGGGAGTGCCTACCAGGGCGCGGCTCTTGCGCTTGCCCGAACCCTGCACCGCCGGGGTGACTCCCGGGCGTTCGGTCGTGCAAACATTGTGGTGGCTCAGGTAATGGCAACACCGCGGGTGGTTGCCCATCACCTTGTCGAGGTGAAAGGCGGCAACATCGCCGAGCAGCAGGCGATTCTTGGTGGTCTGAGAGAAATATTCGGCCCGATACGCACACCGAGATTCCTTCTTGAGGTCGGACAATCGCAGCTGAAGTGGCCGACAGCGCTCACCTGGTTTGCCGGCCTGATCACGCGGCTTCTGACCCGGCGCTCCCGTTTTGTCAACGTGCCTCGTGGGGTCGCACGCCGTCGGGAAGACGCTATGGTGTTTGCCGAAGAATGGCGGAGAAGTGTTGGCCCGTGTGTGCTGCACGAGATCAACTCGTCGGATCAGCTTTCGCTCCTCACGCGTGCTCGGCGCAGTAACGGGCCAGCGCTCGACCGTTCCGTCGTTCGGGATGTCTGGGCATAG
- a CDS encoding methionyl-tRNA formyltransferase, translated as MRIVFAGTPEFAVPSLRALLNAGHEVVGAVTREDAPLGRKRVLTPSPVAVVAAEAGIPTLKANRLGEEATAWVQDLAPDLGVIVAYGGLVREPLLSLPRLGWVNLHFSELPRWRGAAPVQRALQAGEQRLGVTVFRLVAALDAGDVLTRDASDFPAGTPAGEALAALAESGTGALLAAVDGLGSGALTGEPQTGEPSYAHKLEREDGRLDLTLPAAQVLAHWAGVTPEPGAFVMVDEKPLKVLSLRAVERGDEIQDPATASIRGGRAILQLADGDLELERVQPAGKAAMDGAAWLRGRGGKAVVR; from the coding sequence ATGCGGATCGTCTTTGCGGGAACCCCCGAGTTTGCCGTGCCCAGTCTGCGGGCACTGCTCAATGCTGGCCACGAGGTTGTCGGGGCGGTGACCCGCGAGGACGCGCCCCTGGGGCGTAAGCGTGTGCTCACCCCGTCCCCGGTCGCTGTTGTAGCCGCGGAGGCCGGGATCCCGACGCTCAAGGCGAACCGGCTCGGCGAAGAGGCCACGGCTTGGGTTCAGGATCTCGCTCCCGATCTTGGCGTGATCGTCGCCTACGGTGGGCTCGTGCGCGAGCCACTGCTCTCGCTGCCGCGGCTCGGCTGGGTGAATCTGCACTTTTCCGAGCTGCCCAGGTGGCGCGGGGCGGCTCCCGTGCAGCGGGCGCTGCAGGCGGGCGAACAGCGCCTCGGTGTCACGGTGTTTCGGCTGGTCGCCGCCCTCGACGCTGGCGACGTGCTCACCCGCGACGCGAGTGACTTCCCCGCGGGGACCCCGGCAGGTGAAGCGCTCGCCGCACTCGCTGAGAGTGGCACGGGCGCGCTGCTCGCGGCGGTTGATGGGCTCGGAAGCGGTGCACTGACGGGTGAGCCGCAGACGGGTGAGCCGAGTTATGCGCACAAGCTTGAGCGGGAAGACGGACGGCTTGACCTCACGCTGCCTGCCGCCCAAGTGCTCGCCCACTGGGCTGGAGTGACCCCGGAGCCCGGCGCGTTCGTGATGGTGGATGAGAAACCATTGAAGGTCTTAAGCTTGCGGGCCGTGGAACGTGGCGATGAGATTCAGGATCCTGCCACGGCCTCGATCCGCGGCGGCAGGGCGATCCTGCAGCTTGCCGACGGTGACCTCGAACTCGAGCGCGTGCAGCCGGCGGGCAAAGCGGCGATGGACGGTGCGGCGTGGCTTCGTGGCCGCGGCGGGAAAGCGGTGGTGCGATGA
- a CDS encoding MFS transporter: MRVFVQVLINTAVANLTTNFLWFAVVFWVYLETRSILATGVLGGAYMILLAIFSMWFGSLVDRLHKKRVMLISAWSSFVAFGIGCAMYFSMREDTLLNLQGPWFWIFTLVLLAGCVVEMLRNLALSTTVTLLVPPERHANANGLVGTVQGIAFIATSVFSGLSVGLLGMGWTMVIATVCVAIPILHLHLLKISEPEIVRDPNRSAVDFRGGMQAMLAVPGLFALVLFTMLNNLSGGMFMALLDPYGLNMFPVEIWGIVFGLASTGFIVGGIVVAKWGLGANPIRTMLILVGVLGVLGMVFTLREWPWLFITGIWLFMAMMPAVEAAEQTVIQRVVPFEKQGRVFGLAMTFEAAAAPITSLLIAPIAEFWVVPYMSGQAGEARWAWALGEGESRGIALIFLVSGALMLLLAVGASLTRSYRKLSQSLHAAAPPTPEPATPTEAATPR, translated from the coding sequence ATGCGCGTGTTCGTTCAGGTGCTGATCAACACCGCGGTTGCCAACCTCACCACCAACTTCCTCTGGTTCGCTGTTGTGTTCTGGGTGTATCTGGAGACGCGCAGCATCCTCGCGACGGGAGTGCTCGGCGGTGCCTACATGATTCTGCTCGCCATATTCTCGATGTGGTTTGGATCCCTCGTGGACCGCTTGCACAAGAAGCGAGTGATGCTGATCTCCGCGTGGTCATCGTTTGTCGCCTTCGGGATCGGCTGCGCGATGTACTTCTCGATGCGGGAAGACACGCTTCTTAACCTTCAGGGGCCCTGGTTCTGGATCTTCACGCTCGTTCTGCTCGCCGGGTGCGTGGTTGAGATGCTGCGCAATCTTGCGCTCTCCACCACGGTGACCCTGCTTGTGCCGCCGGAGCGTCACGCGAACGCGAACGGGCTTGTCGGTACGGTGCAGGGGATCGCCTTCATTGCAACGAGCGTGTTTAGCGGGCTCTCCGTCGGTTTGCTCGGCATGGGGTGGACCATGGTGATCGCTACCGTGTGCGTCGCGATCCCGATCCTGCATTTGCACCTGCTGAAGATTTCTGAGCCCGAGATTGTGCGGGATCCGAATCGGAGCGCCGTCGATTTCAGAGGCGGTATGCAGGCGATGCTCGCGGTTCCCGGGCTCTTCGCGCTCGTACTGTTCACGATGCTGAACAACCTCTCCGGTGGGATGTTCATGGCGCTGCTCGATCCCTACGGGCTCAACATGTTTCCCGTAGAAATCTGGGGGATCGTGTTTGGCCTGGCCTCGACAGGTTTCATTGTGGGTGGCATCGTGGTTGCCAAATGGGGGCTCGGTGCCAACCCGATCCGCACGATGCTGATCCTCGTGGGAGTGCTCGGGGTGCTCGGCATGGTGTTCACGCTGCGCGAGTGGCCGTGGCTGTTCATCACTGGCATCTGGCTGTTCATGGCGATGATGCCCGCGGTCGAGGCCGCTGAACAGACCGTGATTCAGCGGGTGGTGCCGTTTGAGAAGCAGGGCCGTGTGTTTGGGCTCGCGATGACCTTTGAAGCGGCCGCAGCCCCGATCACCTCGCTGCTGATCGCACCGATCGCAGAGTTCTGGGTGGTGCCCTACATGTCTGGGCAAGCGGGGGAGGCTCGCTGGGCGTGGGCCCTGGGAGAAGGAGAAAGTCGCGGTATCGCGCTCATTTTCCTGGTGTCCGGGGCGCTGATGCTGCTGCTCGCGGTGGGAGCATCCCTCACCCGCTCCTACCGCAAGCTGTCACAGAGTTTGCACGCCGCGGCGCCGCCGACTCCCGAGCCCGCGACACCGACCGAGGCCGCTACTCCCAGGTGA
- the rpe gene encoding ribulose-phosphate 3-epimerase — protein sequence MSTHRINPSILSADFVNLQAELEAIRTADLVHVDVMDNHFVPNLTMGPPVVERIQAVSPIPLDVHLMIADADRWAPGYAELGAYSVTFHAEAAAEPVALARKIRQIGARAGIALKPGTDPEPYLELLPEFDQVLVMTVEPGFGGQSFMPDMMPKLRRFADAKAKLGLDLWLQVDGGITVDTIGIAAEAGADTFVAGSAVYGGVPEDRIAKLRAAVAAHAH from the coding sequence GTGAGCACACACCGCATTAATCCAAGCATCCTCTCCGCCGACTTCGTCAACCTTCAGGCTGAGCTTGAAGCAATCAGGACGGCGGATCTGGTTCACGTCGATGTGATGGATAACCATTTTGTGCCAAACCTCACGATGGGGCCGCCTGTCGTTGAACGGATCCAGGCCGTGTCACCGATCCCGCTTGACGTGCACCTCATGATCGCGGACGCGGATCGCTGGGCTCCCGGCTATGCGGAGCTCGGGGCGTACTCGGTGACCTTCCATGCGGAGGCGGCGGCGGAGCCGGTCGCCCTCGCCCGCAAGATCCGCCAGATCGGTGCGCGGGCGGGCATTGCGCTGAAGCCTGGCACCGATCCTGAACCGTATCTAGAGCTGCTGCCCGAATTCGACCAGGTACTGGTAATGACCGTTGAGCCGGGGTTCGGCGGTCAATCGTTTATGCCCGACATGATGCCAAAACTGCGCCGATTTGCTGACGCGAAGGCAAAGCTGGGGCTGGATCTCTGGCTGCAGGTCGACGGTGGGATTACCGTCGACACGATCGGGATCGCGGCCGAGGCCGGGGCAGATACCTTCGTTGCAGGATCCGCCGTTTATGGCGGCGTGCCCGAAGACCGGATCGCCAAGCTGCGTGCCGCCGTGGCAGCTCACGCACACTGA
- a CDS encoding phosphoribosyl-ATP diphosphatase, with protein MKSFDDLFAELSDKAATRPEGSDTVARLDAGVHAIGKKIVEEAAEVWMAAEYESKEACAEEISQLLYHLQVMMLAKGLKLEDVYTHL; from the coding sequence GTGAAATCCTTCGATGACCTGTTCGCTGAGCTCAGCGATAAAGCGGCCACCCGCCCCGAGGGAAGCGATACTGTCGCAAGGCTCGACGCTGGCGTGCACGCCATCGGGAAGAAAATCGTGGAGGAAGCCGCCGAGGTTTGGATGGCTGCCGAGTACGAGTCCAAAGAGGCGTGCGCCGAAGAAATTAGCCAGCTGCTGTACCACCTGCAGGTCATGATGCTTGCAAAAGGCCTGAAGCTCGAGGACGTGTACACGCATCTCTAG
- the hisI gene encoding phosphoribosyl-AMP cyclohydrolase: MNAPNPVPDSLVFGSDGLIPAVIQDDASGEVLMLAWMDREAIRRTLTTGRVTFWSRSRREYWRKGDTSGHRQYVRSVAADCDGDTLLVRVIQIGAACHTGTRSCFTDREIPALVGDPEP; this comes from the coding sequence ATGAACGCGCCGAACCCCGTGCCTGACTCGCTCGTTTTTGGCAGCGACGGACTGATCCCCGCGGTGATTCAGGACGATGCCTCGGGCGAGGTGCTCATGCTCGCCTGGATGGATCGCGAGGCGATCAGACGTACCTTGACAACGGGGCGCGTCACCTTTTGGTCGCGCTCCCGCCGCGAGTACTGGCGAAAGGGCGACACCTCGGGCCACCGTCAGTACGTGCGAAGTGTTGCTGCCGACTGCGACGGCGACACTCTGCTCGTGCGCGTGATCCAGATCGGTGCGGCCTGCCACACCGGTACCCGCAGCTGCTTCACCGACCGTGAGATCCCCGCCCTCGTCGGGGATCCTGAACCCTAG